The following coding sequences are from one uncultured Bacteroides sp. window:
- a CDS encoding P-II family nitrogen regulator, translating to MKKIEAIIRKTKFEEVKDALLEADIEWFSYYDVRGVGKARQGRIYRGVIYDTSYIERILISIVVRDKNTEKTVQAILKSAQTGEIGDGRIFIVPIEDSIRIRTGERGDIALYNAEQEK from the coding sequence ATGAAAAAGATTGAAGCAATTATCCGTAAGACAAAATTCGAAGAAGTGAAAGACGCTCTCCTCGAAGCGGACATTGAATGGTTCTCTTACTATGATGTAAGAGGCGTTGGAAAAGCCAGACAAGGACGTATCTATCGTGGTGTAATATACGACACTAGTTATATTGAAAGAATACTTATTTCAATCGTTGTGCGTGATAAGAATACAGAGAAGACGGTACAGGCAATCTTGAAATCGGCTCAGACCGGAGAGATTGGAGATGGAAGAATTTTCATCGTTCCTATCGAAGATTCGATTCGCATTCGTACAGGCGAACGAGGTGACATCGCTCTTTATAATGCAGAACAAGAAAAATAA
- a CDS encoding ammonium transporter, whose product MDRYKKYSIAKLWVAGALMMAFFFATSAFAQDSAPVDSTAVTSTVIEAAIVEPATTAPDTIGDLVLGLNTVWMLLAAMLVFFMQPGFALVEGGFTRSKNTANILMKNFCDFMFGSLLFWAIGYGIMFGAGGFSGVPHFFNLSINPTDLPAEGFLIFQTVFCATAATIVSGAMAERTKFSMYICYSILICALVYPISGHWTWGGGWLMNGDEGSFMMSTFGTTFHDFAGSTIVHSVGGWIALVGAAILGPRIGKYDKNGRSKAIPGHNLTIAALGVFILWFGWFGFNPGSQLAAASEGDRIAISHVFLTTNLAACAGGVLALLTSWIKYSKPSLSLTLNGILAGLVGITAGCDAVSATGAVIIGAVCGVIMIFSVEFIDKVLKIDDPVGASSVHGVCGFLGTVMTGLLATDGGLFYGGGSGLFTAQLFGALVIGAWAAGMGFIIFKGLDLVHGLRVPARIEEEGLDVYEHGESAYN is encoded by the coding sequence ATGGATAGATATAAAAAATATTCGATTGCGAAACTGTGGGTGGCAGGTGCCTTGATGATGGCATTCTTTTTCGCAACCAGTGCATTTGCACAAGATTCTGCCCCCGTAGACTCTACAGCCGTAACTTCAACAGTTATAGAAGCTGCCATCGTGGAGCCTGCAACAACAGCTCCCGACACCATCGGCGACCTTGTTCTAGGTCTAAACACTGTATGGATGTTATTGGCCGCTATGCTGGTATTTTTCATGCAACCGGGCTTTGCTCTGGTAGAAGGAGGATTTACCCGCTCAAAGAACACTGCCAACATATTAATGAAGAACTTCTGTGACTTCATGTTTGGTTCACTACTCTTCTGGGCTATCGGATATGGCATCATGTTCGGCGCCGGAGGATTCAGCGGTGTACCGCATTTCTTCAATTTATCAATTAACCCAACTGATCTTCCTGCTGAAGGTTTCCTTATTTTCCAAACGGTATTCTGCGCGACAGCCGCAACTATCGTTTCAGGAGCTATGGCCGAACGTACAAAGTTCTCTATGTACATCTGTTACTCCATCTTGATTTGTGCTCTTGTTTATCCTATATCCGGTCATTGGACATGGGGAGGCGGATGGTTGATGAATGGTGATGAAGGTAGCTTCATGATGAGTACTTTCGGAACTACATTCCACGACTTCGCAGGTTCAACCATTGTTCACTCTGTAGGTGGATGGATTGCTTTGGTAGGTGCTGCCATTCTTGGCCCACGTATCGGCAAATATGACAAGAACGGTAGATCGAAAGCAATCCCCGGTCACAACTTAACCATTGCCGCATTAGGTGTATTTATCTTGTGGTTTGGTTGGTTCGGATTTAACCCCGGATCACAGTTGGCTGCCGCTAGCGAAGGCGACCGTATAGCTATTTCTCACGTATTCCTTACCACTAACTTAGCTGCTTGTGCAGGTGGGGTCTTAGCACTGCTAACTTCCTGGATCAAATATAGCAAACCATCGTTGTCACTTACGCTGAACGGTATTCTTGCCGGACTGGTAGGTATCACAGCAGGATGCGACGCTGTATCAGCAACAGGTGCGGTAATTATCGGTGCAGTATGTGGTGTTATCATGATATTCTCAGTAGAATTCATCGACAAAGTGTTGAAGATAGATGATCCTGTAGGAGCATCTTCCGTACACGGTGTTTGTGGGTTCTTAGGAACTGTAATGACAGGTCTTTTAGCTACTGACGGTGGTTTATTCTACGGCGGTGGTTCAGGACTCTTCACAGCTCAACTTTTCGGCGCGTTGGTTATTGGAGCCTGGGCAGCCGGTATGGGCTTTATCATCTTCAAAGGACTTGATCTTGTTCACGGTCTCCGTGTTCCGGCTCGTATCGAAGAAGAAGGACTTGATGTTTATGAGCATGGTGAATCTGCTTATAATTAA